One window of the Thermasporomyces composti genome contains the following:
- the xseA gene encoding exodeoxyribonuclease VII large subunit, producing MPLQTSPDKPAPVRQIANLLGQWIGRLGAVWVEGQVAQLTRRPGTSTVFLTLRDPVADISLQVTCPRTVFDVIDPPVLEGARVVVHARPTYYVPRGTLAMAATDIRPIGLGELLARLERLKRLLAAEGLFAPERKRPLPFLPTKVGLICGRGSAAERDVLENSRRRWPAVRFRVENVAVQGPNAVPQILEALRRLDADADVDVIVIARGGGSVEDLLPFSDEGLLRAVAACRTPVVSAIGHEQDMPLLDLVADVRASTPTDAARRIVPDVVEEFARIRELRARAWRLLTTWLDRETLVLQGLRARPVLSAPEREIDRRREEVVALTERSRRCLAQILDRAQDNLDHQLARVRALSPKATLDRGYAVLTKVDGSVVRDPAEVTPGERLDARVAGGRFSVEVRPDDVGVTSARS from the coding sequence ATGCCGTTGCAGACGTCGCCGGACAAGCCAGCTCCGGTACGCCAGATCGCCAACCTGCTCGGTCAGTGGATCGGACGGCTCGGGGCGGTCTGGGTCGAAGGTCAGGTCGCCCAGCTCACCCGCCGGCCGGGGACGTCGACGGTCTTCCTCACCCTGCGTGACCCGGTGGCCGACATCTCCCTCCAGGTGACGTGCCCACGCACGGTGTTCGACGTCATCGACCCGCCGGTCCTCGAAGGCGCGCGGGTCGTCGTCCACGCCCGCCCCACCTACTACGTCCCACGGGGCACGCTCGCGATGGCCGCGACCGACATTCGACCGATCGGTCTCGGCGAGCTGCTCGCGCGGCTCGAGCGTCTCAAGCGGCTGCTCGCCGCCGAGGGGCTGTTCGCGCCGGAACGCAAGCGTCCCTTGCCCTTTCTGCCGACGAAGGTGGGGTTGATCTGCGGAAGAGGCTCGGCGGCCGAGCGCGACGTGCTGGAGAACAGCCGGCGCCGATGGCCGGCCGTGCGCTTCCGGGTCGAGAACGTCGCCGTCCAAGGACCGAACGCCGTGCCGCAGATTCTCGAGGCGTTGCGCCGGCTCGACGCCGATGCCGACGTCGACGTGATCGTGATCGCGCGGGGCGGCGGTTCGGTCGAGGACTTGCTGCCCTTCTCCGACGAGGGACTGCTGCGCGCGGTCGCCGCGTGTCGGACGCCGGTCGTCAGCGCCATCGGGCACGAGCAGGACATGCCACTGCTCGACCTGGTCGCGGACGTGCGCGCATCCACACCCACCGACGCCGCTCGCCGCATCGTGCCCGACGTGGTCGAGGAGTTCGCCCGCATCCGGGAGCTGCGCGCCCGGGCCTGGCGCCTGCTGACGACCTGGCTCGACCGCGAGACGCTGGTGTTGCAGGGTCTGCGTGCCCGGCCGGTCCTCAGCGCGCCGGAACGTGAGATCGACCGACGGAGGGAGGAGGTCGTCGCCCTCACCGAAAGGTCCCGGCGATGCCTGGCACAGATCCTGGATCGGGCGCAAGACAACCTTGACCATCAGCTGGCGCGAGTCCGTGCCCTCTCCCCCAAAGCCACCCTCGACCGGGGGTACGCGGTGTTGACCAAGGTGGACGGCAGCGTGGTCCGTGACCCCGCTGAGGTGACGCCCGGTGAGCGACTCGACGCGCGAGTCGCGGGCGGGCGCTTTTCCGTCGAGGTTCGCCCCGACGACGTAGGCGTCACGTCTGCGCGAAGCTGA
- a CDS encoding exodeoxyribonuclease VII small subunit has protein sequence MTDAEAMSYEQARDELIEVVRRLETGGTTLEESLRLWERGEELARICQAWLDGARARLEAARSATGTEDEVEDLDEEETQGGHHV, from the coding sequence GTGACCGATGCCGAGGCCATGTCCTACGAGCAGGCGCGCGACGAGCTCATCGAGGTCGTGCGTCGGTTGGAGACGGGCGGGACGACACTGGAGGAGTCGCTTCGCCTGTGGGAGCGTGGCGAGGAGCTCGCCAGGATCTGTCAAGCCTGGCTGGACGGCGCGCGAGCCCGGCTCGAGGCCGCGCGAAGCGCCACAGGCACGGAGGACGAGGTCGAAGACCTCGACGAGGAGGAAACGCAGGGGGGCCACCATGTCTGA
- the glpX gene encoding class II fructose-bisphosphatase, which produces MSDPYPAYDAMSGSFAPTDPSASAPTAAGPSAHGPETTAPPSTGAGPAAAGTGATAPEAAIPPQLRTGDGVPDRNLALELVRVTEAAAMAAGRWVGRGDKNGADQAAVNAMRTLIASVSMRGVVVIGEGEKDQAPMLYNGEEVGSGEGAECDVAVDPIDGTTLAAKGMSNAISVLAVAPRGAMFDPSAVFYMEKLATGPEAADVIDITAPVGENIRRVARAKRMSPSDVTVVILDRPRHEQYVREIRDTGARIKFITDGDVAGAIMAARPETGIDLLVGIGGTPEGIIAACAMKCMGGMIQGRLWPRDDAERQKAIDAGHDLDRVLTTDDLVRGDDVFFVATGITDGELLRGVHYRGNGATTHSLVMRSRSGTVRSIFSEHALSKLRAYASIDFERAS; this is translated from the coding sequence ATGTCTGACCCGTATCCCGCTTACGACGCCATGTCCGGCTCGTTCGCCCCGACCGACCCGTCCGCCTCCGCGCCGACCGCGGCGGGTCCGTCCGCACACGGGCCGGAGACGACGGCGCCGCCGTCGACAGGGGCGGGGCCGGCTGCGGCGGGGACGGGTGCGACGGCGCCCGAGGCGGCGATCCCGCCGCAGCTGCGCACCGGCGACGGCGTTCCCGACCGCAACCTCGCGCTGGAGCTGGTCCGCGTCACCGAGGCCGCGGCGATGGCGGCCGGCCGGTGGGTCGGACGAGGGGACAAGAACGGCGCCGACCAAGCCGCGGTCAACGCCATGCGCACGCTCATCGCCTCCGTGAGCATGCGGGGCGTCGTGGTGATCGGTGAGGGCGAGAAGGACCAAGCGCCGATGCTCTACAACGGCGAGGAGGTCGGCTCCGGTGAGGGCGCCGAGTGCGACGTCGCCGTCGACCCGATCGACGGCACGACGCTGGCCGCCAAGGGCATGAGCAACGCGATCTCGGTCCTGGCCGTCGCTCCCCGAGGGGCCATGTTCGACCCCTCGGCGGTCTTCTACATGGAGAAGCTGGCCACGGGGCCGGAGGCGGCTGACGTCATCGACATCACCGCGCCGGTCGGGGAGAACATTCGCCGGGTCGCCCGGGCCAAGCGGATGTCGCCCAGCGACGTCACCGTCGTCATCCTCGATCGACCTCGCCACGAGCAGTACGTCCGGGAGATCCGTGACACCGGGGCTCGGATCAAGTTCATCACCGACGGCGACGTGGCCGGCGCCATCATGGCCGCGCGCCCGGAGACCGGCATCGACCTGCTGGTGGGGATTGGTGGGACGCCGGAGGGCATCATCGCCGCCTGCGCCATGAAGTGCATGGGTGGCATGATCCAGGGCCGGCTGTGGCCGCGGGACGACGCCGAGCGCCAGAAGGCGATCGACGCGGGTCACGACCTGGACCGCGTGCTCACCACCGACGACCTCGTCCGGGGCGATGACGTGTTCTTCGTGGCCACCGGCATCACCGACGGCGAGCTGCTTCGCGGCGTCCATTACCGCGGGAACGGGGCGACGACGCACTCGCTGGTGATGCGGTCGCGGAGTGGCACGGTCCGGTCGATCTTCTCCGAGCACGCGTTGAGCAAGCTCCGGGCGTACGCGTCGATCGACTTCGAGCGCGCCAGCTGA